In the genome of Macellibacteroides fermentans, one region contains:
- the polA gene encoding DNA polymerase I: MKLFLIDAYALIYRSYYAFIKAPRINSKGVNTSAIFGFVNTLEDILKRESPTHIAVGFDPSGPTFRHEAFEQYKAQREESPEVIRASVPVIKQIIQAYNIPILEVPRYEADDVIGTIAKQAEKEGFDVYMMTPDKDYGQLVSEHIFMYRPKFGGDYEILGVPEVLQKYELTSTEQVIDLLGLMGDSSDNIPGCPGVGEKTAQKLLAEFGSIDNLLANTDHLKGALKKKVEENKEQIIFSRFLATIKTDVPIQFSAESCLREKADIDKLREIYTDLEFRAFINKLEAEPVKVQNQGPVQGDLFAIFPTEDAAEEKYSNLRDIKNTQHTYHLTDNQDKIKELSSFLATQEFFAFDTETDGIDPLTAKLVGMSFAVKEKEAWYVPIPENFDEAKKIVSQFAEALENEKIEKIGQNIKFDTVVLRKYQIKVQGPLFDTMIAHYLLNPELRHNMDYLSETYLKYKPVSIEELIGAKGKNQLTMRQVPVAQVAEYAAEDADITLQLKNFFAPELKKAGLESLFYDMEMPLIHVLEEMEVTGIALDTEALKQSSQELTQTLIRLEEEIYELAGTTFNINSTKQVGEILFDRLQIMEKAKKTKTGNYTTNEETLEKLRSKHPIIGKLLEYRGIKKLLSTYIDSLPELINPQTGKIHTSFNQTVAATGRLSSSNPNLQNIPIRDEMGKEIRRAFTADNDQCVFFSADYSQIELRIMAHLSEDPNMIEAFNSGADIHSATAAKIYNVPLEMVTGDMRRKAKTANFGIIYGISVFGLSERLNIPRGEAKELIDGYFKTYSRIKAYMDECIHLAKEKGYVETIFKRKRYLPDINSGNAIVRGYAERNAINAPIQGSAADIIKIAMIRIYKRFEEEKLRSKMILQVHDELNFNVYKEEKEQVKKIVLEEMEGACKLRVPLIADCGEGYSWLEAH, translated from the coding sequence ATGAAGCTTTTCCTCATAGATGCCTATGCGCTGATCTACAGATCCTATTACGCCTTTATTAAAGCACCCCGCATAAATTCCAAAGGAGTAAACACATCCGCCATATTTGGCTTTGTAAATACCCTCGAAGATATATTAAAACGGGAAAGCCCAACCCATATCGCCGTAGGATTCGATCCGTCGGGCCCCACATTCCGTCACGAAGCATTCGAACAATACAAGGCCCAGCGTGAAGAATCTCCCGAAGTAATCCGGGCATCCGTTCCTGTTATCAAGCAGATTATTCAGGCGTACAATATACCCATATTGGAAGTACCACGCTACGAAGCCGACGATGTGATAGGTACTATTGCCAAGCAAGCCGAAAAAGAGGGTTTCGATGTGTACATGATGACGCCTGATAAAGACTATGGTCAGCTGGTTAGCGAGCATATCTTTATGTATCGTCCTAAATTCGGCGGCGATTACGAGATATTGGGTGTTCCGGAAGTATTACAAAAATACGAACTCACTTCCACCGAGCAGGTGATCGATCTGCTGGGTCTTATGGGAGATTCATCCGACAACATTCCAGGTTGCCCGGGTGTAGGTGAAAAAACGGCACAGAAGCTACTGGCCGAATTTGGTAGTATCGACAATCTGCTGGCAAATACGGATCACTTAAAGGGAGCCTTGAAAAAAAAGGTGGAAGAAAACAAAGAACAGATTATCTTCTCCCGTTTTCTGGCAACCATTAAAACGGATGTCCCCATACAGTTCAGTGCAGAAAGCTGTTTGCGTGAAAAAGCGGATATAGATAAATTAAGAGAAATTTACACAGATTTAGAATTCAGAGCATTTATTAACAAATTAGAAGCAGAGCCCGTAAAAGTCCAAAATCAGGGTCCGGTTCAAGGCGATCTCTTTGCGATATTTCCGACCGAGGATGCAGCTGAAGAAAAATATTCAAATCTCAGAGACATAAAAAACACGCAACACACCTACCATCTTACTGATAATCAGGATAAAATAAAAGAATTAAGCTCCTTTTTAGCAACACAGGAATTTTTTGCTTTTGACACCGAGACAGACGGTATAGATCCCCTTACAGCAAAACTGGTTGGTATGTCCTTCGCCGTAAAGGAAAAGGAGGCCTGGTATGTACCGATTCCCGAAAATTTCGATGAAGCCAAGAAAATTGTATCTCAATTTGCAGAGGCGTTGGAAAACGAGAAGATCGAGAAGATCGGTCAGAATATTAAATTCGACACGGTGGTCTTACGCAAATACCAAATCAAGGTACAGGGTCCCCTATTCGATACCATGATCGCCCATTACCTGCTGAATCCGGAATTAAGGCATAACATGGATTATTTGTCGGAGACCTACCTAAAGTACAAACCGGTTTCCATAGAGGAGCTGATTGGTGCAAAAGGGAAAAATCAATTAACGATGCGTCAGGTTCCGGTAGCTCAGGTTGCGGAATATGCAGCCGAAGATGCAGACATCACCCTGCAGCTCAAAAATTTCTTTGCTCCGGAACTGAAGAAAGCAGGACTGGAATCGCTATTCTACGATATGGAGATGCCTCTGATACATGTGTTGGAAGAAATGGAGGTTACGGGTATTGCCCTGGATACCGAAGCATTGAAGCAATCGTCGCAGGAACTTACCCAAACCTTGATCCGTCTGGAAGAGGAAATCTACGAATTGGCAGGTACAACTTTCAATATCAATTCGACCAAACAGGTAGGTGAAATTCTTTTCGATCGCCTGCAAATTATGGAAAAGGCGAAGAAGACTAAAACAGGCAACTATACCACCAACGAGGAAACGCTGGAAAAACTCCGGTCTAAGCATCCCATAATAGGGAAACTGCTCGAATACCGCGGAATAAAGAAGCTGTTAAGTACATACATCGATTCGCTACCCGAACTGATTAATCCGCAAACAGGAAAGATACATACCTCCTTCAATCAGACGGTGGCAGCAACGGGACGATTATCGTCGAGTAACCCCAACTTGCAGAATATTCCTATCCGAGACGAAATGGGTAAAGAGATCCGAAGGGCCTTTACAGCCGATAACGACCAATGCGTCTTCTTTTCGGCCGACTACTCGCAGATCGAGTTACGTATCATGGCGCATCTTAGCGAAGACCCAAACATGATCGAAGCCTTTAACAGTGGTGCGGATATTCATTCAGCAACGGCAGCCAAGATATACAATGTACCACTCGAGATGGTTACCGGCGATATGCGCAGAAAGGCGAAAACAGCCAACTTCGGCATCATTTACGGAATTTCGGTATTTGGATTGTCGGAGCGACTCAACATTCCACGCGGGGAGGCCAAAGAACTGATAGACGGTTATTTCAAAACCTATTCACGCATCAAGGCTTACATGGACGAATGCATCCATCTGGCAAAAGAGAAGGGATACGTAGAGACCATTTTCAAACGGAAACGTTACCTTCCGGATATCAATTCCGGAAATGCCATCGTAAGGGGTTATGCCGAGCGCAACGCCATCAACGCACCCATCCAGGGAAGTGCGGCCGACATAATCAAGATTGCCATGATACGGATCTACAAACGGTTTGAAGAAGAAAAGCTACGTAGTAAAATGATATTGCAGGTACATGACGAACTTAACTTCAATGTGTACAAAGAAGAGAAAGAACAGGTAAAAAAGATTGTACTGGAGGAGATGGAGGGTGCCTGCAAACTGCGGGTTCCATTAATAGCAGATTGCGGCGAAGGATACAGCTGGCTTGAAGCACATTAA
- a CDS encoding polyprenyl synthetase family protein produces the protein MNTRSKIEEPVAKEFQQFNDEFANSLKSETRRLQSAIIQIQHAVGKHVRPLLVLLTAKACGKITEHTINAAVLLELLHTATLIHDDVIDETKERRGLPSLNAIFDNRVSVLVGDYILSSALIRAIQTRNLQIISIVSNLGRDLSEGEIKQLETAEESIVDEEAYMQVIKKKTATLLSACTEIGAICADAPADIVEKSKLLGEYLGYAFQIKDDIFDYYKNEDLGKPTGNDIREGKVTLPLLYALQHAGPAELETYMTLLRSKVFTPVQVDQLIDFAIRKGGIEYAENRMRHYHSKAIELVDSYPDSDAKEALILLANYIIERKK, from the coding sequence ATGAATACACGAAGTAAAATAGAAGAGCCGGTTGCTAAAGAGTTTCAACAGTTCAATGATGAATTTGCCAACTCCCTTAAGAGCGAAACGCGCAGGCTACAGTCGGCTATCATTCAGATACAGCATGCTGTCGGTAAGCATGTGCGTCCTTTATTGGTGCTTTTAACAGCAAAAGCATGCGGTAAGATTACAGAGCATACGATAAATGCGGCCGTGTTACTCGAACTGCTTCATACGGCAACGTTAATTCATGATGATGTAATTGATGAGACCAAAGAGCGCAGGGGGTTGCCTTCCCTGAATGCTATATTTGATAACCGCGTATCGGTGCTGGTTGGAGACTATATTTTGTCTTCTGCTTTGATCCGAGCCATTCAAACACGCAATCTTCAGATTATATCCATCGTGTCCAACTTGGGGCGCGACCTGTCCGAAGGCGAGATTAAACAGCTTGAAACGGCAGAAGAGTCCATCGTGGATGAAGAGGCCTATATGCAGGTTATTAAAAAGAAAACAGCTACGTTATTGTCGGCTTGCACCGAAATAGGAGCCATCTGTGCCGATGCACCGGCCGATATCGTAGAGAAAAGCAAGTTGCTGGGAGAGTATCTTGGCTATGCTTTCCAGATAAAAGACGATATATTCGATTACTATAAGAACGAAGACCTGGGTAAACCTACCGGAAACGATATTCGCGAAGGCAAAGTTACCCTTCCTTTGCTTTACGCCCTTCAGCATGCCGGCCCTGCCGAACTAGAAACCTATATGACGTTGTTACGCTCAAAAGTGTTTACTCCTGTTCAGGTAGATCAGTTGATTGATTTTGCAATTCGGAAGGGTGGGATAGAGTATGCAGAAAATCGCATGCGCCATTATCACTCCAAAGCTATTGAACTGGTAGATTCATACCCCGATTCGGATGCAAAAGAGGCATTGATTCTTTTGGCTAACTATATTATCGAACGGAAAAAGTAA